A genome region from Sulfurovum sp. TSL6 includes the following:
- a CDS encoding 5-(carboxyamino)imidazole ribonucleotide synthase gives MIEKLVTSSLKMGVIAGGQLGKMLIQEASKWDITTYVLDPDEGCSARNVASVYVQGDFTDFDAVYAFGKRVDILTFELENVNIEALQKLKSEGLRIVPDPDILALIQDKGLQKEFYAKHAMPTSPFVCCENTEEIAEALQTGKFAYPFVQKLRKGGYDGHGVSLINSSEKTLLDGTSIIEKKVDIDKEIAVIAARNSAGEVRCFPAVEMTFNDETNLVEEIFCPANITEEQDKTAEALAIDIIEKLDMVGLLAIEFFIDKQGQILINEVAPRPHNSGHHTIDSVVTSQLEQLLRAILDLPLGSTKLTSASVMLNLLGEPGYEGPVYYEGFSESLAIDGVKIHLYGKKSTRPSRKMGHVTVLADTVENAFKKANQVKNILKVKSWKK, from the coding sequence GTGATTGAAAAACTAGTAACTTCAAGTTTGAAAATGGGAGTCATTGCCGGTGGACAGCTTGGCAAGATGCTTATTCAAGAGGCTAGTAAATGGGATATTACTACCTATGTACTTGACCCGGATGAGGGATGTTCTGCACGCAATGTAGCTTCTGTCTATGTACAAGGGGACTTTACAGACTTCGACGCAGTCTATGCATTTGGAAAGCGTGTAGATATATTGACTTTTGAACTTGAAAATGTCAATATTGAAGCTTTGCAAAAACTTAAATCTGAGGGGCTTAGAATAGTCCCAGATCCTGATATCTTGGCACTTATCCAGGATAAAGGATTGCAAAAAGAGTTCTATGCAAAGCATGCTATGCCGACATCTCCTTTTGTATGTTGTGAAAATACAGAAGAGATAGCAGAAGCACTCCAAACAGGAAAATTTGCCTATCCTTTTGTGCAAAAGTTACGCAAAGGCGGATATGATGGACATGGTGTCTCACTCATCAACAGTAGTGAGAAAACACTTTTAGATGGTACTTCTATCATAGAGAAAAAAGTAGATATCGATAAAGAGATCGCTGTGATCGCTGCAAGGAACAGTGCAGGAGAAGTGCGTTGTTTCCCTGCTGTAGAGATGACATTTAATGATGAAACCAATTTGGTTGAAGAGATCTTTTGTCCAGCCAATATTACGGAAGAACAGGATAAAACGGCAGAAGCATTAGCGATAGATATTATTGAAAAGTTGGATATGGTCGGGCTTCTGGCTATCGAGTTCTTTATAGACAAACAAGGCCAGATACTCATCAATGAAGTGGCTCCAAGACCGCATAACAGTGGCCATCATACGATAGACAGTGTTGTGACATCTCAACTGGAACAGTTGCTTCGTGCGATACTTGACCTGCCTTTGGGAAGTACAAAGCTCACCAGTGCCTCAGTGATGCTGAACCTTTTGGGAGAGCCGGGGTATGAAGGACCGGTCTATTATGAAGGTTTTAGTGAGTCTCTGGCTATTGATGGGGTCAAGATCCATCTTTATGGTAAAAAAAGCACAAGACCTTCCAGGAAGATGGGACATGTGACCGTTTTGGCAGATACGGTTGAAAATGCATTCAAAAAAGCCAATCAGGTAAAAAATATACTAAAGGTTAAATCATGGAAAAAGTAG
- a CDS encoding ankyrin repeat domain-containing protein, which translates to MKKIILNLFLIVLSFGSVAYADINSIASLKAFIKDGQKNNYFPKTILLNTFSQKNKLTQVDLDFRTVIHWDINSRCPDHEDEIILALGSKNHSIVCNAGDTAGILGIGDNWVDDATGNDIYYPGKGNDTIDAGSGNDILIFDAHWGHDKVILRSHKVNRDSILGYDGSYLWEYSDFIIFGKEVKREDIVWQGKKLYHLKTGDSIELNTKEVNILFASDPKNNMLDVPTQELISLEDLKSESIFVKDNYLYLAKGNEGLYIVDIKDISNPFIVSKLVLPGRALVVEVENDVAYVSQGDYYLEGKKGWVSIVDIYDQKHPKVLKNLKFGNNITSLSVHQNRLYIPDTHSRSGDRQLYIYDVSNPQNPLRLSNIKLKDSVSDLVYLDETLYLSQGFGKLTILDVSNPRDPKLVKKTPLYNKRVNSISVKNDLLVYTHKDDSMSVFHLQKDHTLQNICELKTVKKNKYHEFSHHNALAIEDDLIYRAEGPKGISVSSISECKVVNVLPSETKPWTTALIKIDNKLVSFTTGNRGKVYDLKKDMIHIEQKLPSVKKKTSNVDVANILSKDQLQTLLYKTVMKNNPKEVKRLCKLGANPNVSGHERYTPIEIAARTGKVWALEALLECGGKATKKSMFLAALTEQNEAMKVLEKYGVPVTVRDKDDCTTLHFIAQDGSLDMVKYLIEKGVPYNATCRNLESPLTWANYGSNCKVIEYLESLYPPSHDKTKNKKCESRKINEDLRRIKSLVRELNVNKRSNYMDRDNSTDMKIKTIQKGDELRVKLLIKNPMLTDEQATKKRINVDFIEHITLRVGERIVFDMSNSAYLSKNPLIAVKTTNFTTDENVTLTITDNHGRKESKSSTIKVASPLNTKKKVWENGEVRDYRKTNPTLWRARTVTDAAEILYGNVDYHEGNFKITLPRVAISSAYVNIRIQSDLDLESMALLTNANPHSTIAVFSIPKGTKVDYDLRIKAKNYVEPYVVIIAKGRDGKFYKSIKIFQVARSGDNCS; encoded by the coding sequence ATGAAAAAAATTATTTTAAACTTATTTTTAATTGTTCTTTCTTTTGGTAGTGTTGCTTATGCTGACATAAACTCTATAGCTTCACTCAAAGCATTTATAAAAGATGGACAAAAGAACAATTATTTTCCCAAAACGATTTTACTCAATACCTTTAGTCAGAAAAACAAATTAACCCAGGTTGACCTTGATTTTAGGACAGTGATCCATTGGGATATCAATTCTAGATGTCCTGATCATGAAGATGAGATCATACTTGCACTTGGGAGTAAAAACCATTCTATTGTCTGTAACGCTGGAGATACAGCAGGTATTTTAGGTATAGGAGATAATTGGGTAGATGATGCGACAGGTAATGACATTTATTATCCAGGTAAGGGTAATGATACTATAGATGCAGGTTCAGGTAATGATATTTTGATCTTTGATGCTCATTGGGGTCATGATAAGGTGATATTACGTTCGCATAAAGTTAACAGGGATTCAATTTTGGGGTATGATGGATCATATCTGTGGGAATACAGTGATTTTATTATTTTTGGGAAAGAGGTAAAACGAGAAGATATCGTTTGGCAGGGAAAGAAACTTTACCATCTTAAAACAGGGGACAGCATTGAGCTTAATACCAAAGAAGTGAATATACTTTTTGCTTCTGACCCTAAAAACAATATGCTTGATGTCCCAACACAAGAACTTATTAGTCTGGAAGATCTTAAATCAGAGAGTATTTTTGTAAAAGATAATTATCTTTATCTTGCCAAAGGGAATGAAGGGCTTTATATTGTAGATATTAAAGATATATCAAACCCTTTTATTGTTTCAAAACTTGTACTTCCAGGACGGGCACTTGTTGTTGAAGTTGAGAATGATGTTGCATATGTATCACAGGGAGATTACTATCTAGAAGGGAAAAAGGGATGGGTAAGTATCGTTGATATTTATGATCAAAAACATCCCAAAGTTCTAAAAAATTTAAAGTTTGGTAATAATATCACAAGTCTTTCAGTGCATCAAAATAGACTTTATATTCCAGATACACATTCACGAAGTGGGGATAGACAATTATATATTTATGATGTCTCTAATCCACAAAATCCTCTACGTTTATCGAATATTAAACTTAAAGATTCTGTAAGTGACTTAGTATATCTCGATGAAACACTTTATCTAAGTCAAGGATTTGGTAAATTGACTATTCTGGATGTAAGTAACCCAAGGGATCCTAAGTTAGTGAAAAAAACGCCTCTATACAATAAAAGGGTCAATAGTATAAGTGTAAAAAATGATCTTTTAGTATACACACACAAGGATGATAGTATGAGTGTGTTTCATTTACAAAAAGACCATACTTTACAAAACATTTGTGAATTAAAAACAGTGAAAAAGAACAAGTATCATGAGTTTTCTCATCATAATGCATTAGCGATAGAAGATGATCTTATCTATAGAGCAGAGGGGCCAAAAGGTATCTCTGTTAGCAGTATCAGTGAATGTAAGGTGGTCAATGTATTGCCTTCTGAAACGAAACCATGGACCACAGCACTTATAAAAATCGACAATAAGCTTGTAAGTTTTACTACTGGCAATCGTGGGAAAGTCTATGATCTAAAAAAGGATATGATTCATATAGAACAAAAACTGCCTTCTGTTAAGAAAAAAACTTCAAACGTTGATGTGGCTAACATTTTGAGCAAGGATCAGCTTCAAACACTGCTTTATAAAACTGTAATGAAAAATAATCCCAAAGAGGTCAAGCGTTTATGTAAGCTTGGTGCAAATCCTAACGTATCAGGTCATGAGAGATACACACCTATAGAGATTGCAGCAAGAACGGGCAAAGTATGGGCACTTGAAGCACTGCTTGAGTGTGGTGGAAAAGCAACTAAAAAAAGTATGTTCCTCGCTGCACTTACTGAACAAAATGAAGCCATGAAAGTACTTGAAAAATATGGTGTACCTGTCACAGTTAGGGATAAAGATGACTGTACTACTTTGCACTTTATTGCACAAGACGGTAGTTTGGATATGGTAAAGTATCTTATAGAAAAAGGCGTCCCCTATAACGCAACATGCAGAAACTTAGAGTCACCATTGACTTGGGCAAATTATGGAAGCAATTGTAAGGTGATTGAATACCTTGAAAGCCTTTACCCTCCATCACACGATAAGACAAAAAATAAAAAATGTGAAAGTAGAAAAATCAATGAAGACTTAAGAAGGATCAAGTCACTTGTAAGAGAGCTAAATGTGAATAAAAGATCCAATTATATGGATCGGGATAATTCTACGGATATGAAGATAAAAACTATACAAAAGGGTGATGAGCTTAGAGTAAAATTGTTGATAAAAAATCCTATGTTGACAGACGAACAGGCAACCAAAAAAAGAATAAATGTTGATTTTATAGAACATATCACGCTCAGAGTTGGAGAGAGGATCGTGTTTGATATGTCAAACAGTGCCTATCTAAGTAAAAACCCTCTTATCGCCGTAAAAACGACAAATTTCACAACAGATGAAAACGTGACATTGACCATCACAGATAATCATGGTAGAAAAGAGAGTAAGAGTTCAACGATTAAAGTAGCAAGCCCATTGAATACAAAGAAGAAGGTTTGGGAAAATGGAGAAGTACGTGACTATAGAAAGACTAATCCTACACTGTGGCGTGCAAGAACAGTCACTGATGCAGCTGAAATACTCTATGGTAATGTAGATTATCATGAGGGTAATTTCAAGATCACTCTGCCCAGGGTAGCTATCAGTAGTGCTTATGTAAATATCAGAATACAATCTGATCTGGATCTTGAATCTATGGCACTTTTAACTAATGCGAACCCGCACTCAACAATCGCTGTATTTTCTATACCAAAAGGTACAAAAGTAGATTACGACTTGAGGATTAAAGCAAAAAACTATGTTGAACCTTATGTAGTGATAATTGCGAAAGGAAGAGATGGAAAGTTCTATAAAAGTATAAAGATTTTTCAGGTTGCACGAAGTGGAGACAACTGTTCCTGA
- a CDS encoding U32 family peptidase: protein MTDQNKVELLAPAGNLEKMKIALNYGADAVYGGTSTFSLRIRSGKEFDMDSYAEGIAYAHARGKKVYSTVNSFPFNSQMKLYENHIAKIAELKPDALIVSSPGVVKIAHRIAPDIPIHLSTQANVMNAMDAEVYYDLGVKRIIVAREISLKDCEAIKHHLPDLELEIFVHGSMCFAYSGRCLISSLQTGRVPNRGSCANDCRFPYEVYAHNPESGTTFRLDEEEGIGTYIMNAKDMNMASHIDEILKSGVIDSLKIEGRTKSPYYAGVVTKAYRQAIDDFYANKFDAARYQEELNTTQNRGFTDAYLLSRPFDRTETESNEFSIQYGTHQVAGLVLEDGLTWKCKDKTCIGDTVEIVLPVGATVELVDNDVGKIDEVDGKYWLTFKKMRSETGKEFECIHSGDLNNILLPTQLPGYTILRREIGEALENKGLTESSTPMKQEHEDKPITKDVK, encoded by the coding sequence ATGACAGATCAAAATAAAGTAGAACTTTTAGCACCAGCAGGTAACTTGGAGAAGATGAAGATCGCTCTAAACTATGGGGCAGATGCCGTCTATGGGGGTACCAGTACCTTTTCATTGCGTATCCGTTCAGGTAAAGAGTTTGATATGGATTCCTATGCTGAAGGGATAGCGTATGCCCATGCTCGTGGCAAAAAAGTCTACTCTACGGTGAACTCCTTTCCTTTTAATTCACAAATGAAGCTCTATGAAAACCACATTGCCAAGATCGCTGAGCTTAAACCGGATGCGCTGATCGTCTCCAGTCCGGGTGTGGTCAAGATAGCACATCGCATTGCACCGGACATTCCTATCCACCTTTCTACACAAGCCAATGTGATGAATGCTATGGATGCAGAGGTCTATTATGACCTTGGGGTAAAGCGTATTATCGTTGCCCGTGAAATAAGTTTGAAAGACTGTGAAGCCATTAAGCATCATTTGCCTGACCTTGAATTAGAGATATTTGTGCATGGTTCGATGTGTTTTGCTTACTCAGGACGCTGTCTCATCTCTTCACTGCAAACGGGTCGTGTACCTAACCGTGGATCTTGTGCCAATGACTGCCGTTTCCCTTATGAAGTTTACGCACATAACCCTGAGTCCGGAACTACATTCAGACTGGATGAAGAAGAGGGTATCGGTACGTATATCATGAATGCTAAAGATATGAATATGGCATCACATATAGATGAGATACTCAAATCAGGTGTCATAGACTCACTGAAGATAGAAGGACGTACGAAGTCTCCTTATTATGCAGGGGTGGTAACAAAAGCCTACCGTCAGGCGATCGATGATTTCTATGCCAATAAGTTTGATGCTGCACGGTATCAAGAGGAACTCAACACTACGCAAAACCGCGGGTTTACAGATGCCTATCTGCTTTCACGGCCTTTTGATAGAACGGAGACGGAATCGAATGAATTCTCTATACAGTACGGTACCCATCAGGTTGCGGGGCTTGTCCTGGAAGATGGCCTGACATGGAAGTGTAAAGATAAAACGTGCATAGGTGATACGGTAGAGATCGTCTTGCCTGTGGGTGCGACAGTTGAGCTGGTAGACAATGATGTAGGCAAGATAGATGAGGTAGACGGAAAGTATTGGCTTACATTTAAAAAGATGCGTTCTGAAACAGGCAAGGAGTTTGAGTGTATTCACTCGGGTGATTTGAATAATATTCTTTTACCAACTCAATTGCCAGGATATACTATATTGAGACGTGAGATAGGTGAAGCATTGGAGAACAAGGGCTTGACGGAGAGTTCAACACCTATGAAACAGGAACATGAGGACAAACCGATAACTAAGGATGTGAAATGA
- the glyQ gene encoding glycine--tRNA ligase subunit alpha — protein MNNNAITFSELLLKLQQYWAEQGCNIVQPYDIPSGAGTFHPATLLRSLDSQPWSAAYVAPSRRPTDGRYGENPNRLGAYYQFQALIKPSPDNIQELYLKSLEYLGLNLQEHDIRFVEDNWESPTLGAWGLGWEVWLDGMEVTQFTYFQQVGGIACDPVAVEITYGTERLAMYLQGVDSVYDLVWNRMGDTVTTYGDVHKETEYEFSKYHFEVANVENLFQHFEDASNECEVCLDAGLPLPAYDQCMIASHAFNVLDARKAISQAQRQNYILKVRELSIGCAKLYKAQEQERDERVRG, from the coding sequence ATGAACAACAACGCCATTACATTTAGCGAACTACTCCTAAAACTACAACAATATTGGGCTGAACAGGGGTGTAATATCGTACAACCCTATGACATCCCTTCGGGTGCAGGAACATTTCACCCTGCCACACTGCTGAGAAGTCTAGACTCTCAGCCTTGGTCAGCTGCCTATGTGGCTCCTTCACGCCGTCCAACAGATGGACGTTATGGGGAAAACCCTAACCGTCTTGGTGCTTATTATCAGTTTCAAGCATTGATCAAGCCCAGTCCTGACAATATTCAAGAGCTTTATTTGAAGTCTTTAGAGTACTTGGGACTGAACCTGCAAGAGCATGATATCCGTTTTGTAGAAGACAACTGGGAGTCTCCGACCTTGGGTGCCTGGGGTCTTGGTTGGGAAGTGTGGCTTGATGGTATGGAAGTGACACAGTTTACCTACTTTCAACAGGTCGGTGGTATCGCTTGTGACCCTGTAGCAGTGGAGATCACGTATGGGACAGAGAGACTTGCGATGTATCTGCAAGGGGTAGATTCAGTGTATGATCTGGTTTGGAACCGTATGGGAGACACTGTCACAACGTATGGTGATGTACATAAAGAGACAGAGTATGAGTTTTCCAAGTATCACTTTGAAGTAGCCAATGTAGAGAACCTGTTCCAACATTTTGAAGATGCTTCCAATGAATGTGAAGTCTGTCTTGATGCAGGCTTGCCTTTACCAGCATATGACCAATGTATGATAGCCTCACATGCTTTTAATGTACTGGATGCAAGAAAAGCGATCTCTCAGGCACAGAGACAGAACTATATTTTAAAAGTAAGAGAACTCTCTATAGGGTGTGCAAAGCTTTATAAAGCACAAGAGCAAGAGCGTGATGAACGTGTTAGAGGCTAG
- the glnA gene encoding type I glutamate--ammonia ligase, with protein MGKFVNNTEEFFKYCKENEVEFVDFRFTDIKGAWHHISYRMHAVSAEMLEAGLPFDGSSIEAWQPIHKSDMLLKPDVETAFLDPFTADSTIIVICDVYDIYKSQMYEKCPRSIAKKSLEYLEEANIGDVAYFGPENEFFIFDNVEFRDDINSAYYKVDTEEGQWNHDTKYEQGNMGHRPGTKGGYFPVMPTDSMVDLRAEMMLLLEEVGLEVMLGHHEVAQGQGEIGIKFGTLIEAADNVQKYKYVVKMVAHLNGKTATFMPKPLYGDNGNGMHVHQSIWKDGKNLFYKEGEYGNLSKTALDYLSGIFKHSAAVAAFTNPTTNSYKRLLPGFEAPSILTYSSQNRSAACRIPYGAGEMATRIETRFPDSTACPYLGFAALMMAGIDGIKKSGYDMVGPMDEDLFELSLDEIREKKIPQMPHTLREAVEGLIGDNDFLKPVFTDDFIDTFQHYQFETQIWPDEGRPTAFEYITTYSC; from the coding sequence ATGGGTAAATTTGTGAACAACACAGAAGAGTTTTTTAAATATTGTAAAGAAAATGAAGTAGAGTTTGTAGACTTTAGATTTACAGATATTAAAGGTGCATGGCACCACATTAGTTATAGAATGCATGCTGTATCAGCTGAAATGCTAGAAGCAGGTCTTCCATTTGATGGTTCATCTATCGAAGCTTGGCAGCCTATTCATAAATCAGATATGCTTCTTAAACCAGATGTTGAAACTGCATTCCTTGATCCTTTTACTGCTGACAGTACTATCATTGTAATCTGTGATGTGTATGATATCTACAAAAGTCAAATGTATGAAAAGTGTCCAAGATCGATCGCTAAAAAATCTTTAGAATACCTTGAAGAAGCGAACATCGGTGATGTAGCATACTTCGGTCCTGAGAATGAATTCTTTATCTTTGACAATGTTGAGTTCAGAGATGACATCAACTCTGCATACTACAAAGTGGACACTGAAGAAGGTCAATGGAACCATGATACGAAATATGAGCAAGGGAACATGGGTCACAGACCAGGTACAAAAGGTGGATACTTCCCAGTAATGCCAACAGACTCTATGGTTGATCTAAGAGCTGAAATGATGCTACTTCTTGAAGAAGTAGGCCTAGAAGTAATGCTTGGTCACCACGAAGTGGCACAGGGTCAAGGTGAGATCGGTATCAAGTTCGGTACATTGATCGAAGCAGCAGATAATGTACAAAAATACAAATATGTTGTCAAAATGGTAGCACACCTTAACGGTAAAACAGCGACCTTTATGCCTAAACCACTTTACGGTGACAATGGTAACGGTATGCACGTACACCAGTCTATCTGGAAAGATGGTAAGAACCTTTTCTATAAAGAGGGTGAATATGGAAATTTAAGTAAAACAGCACTTGACTACCTAAGCGGGATCTTTAAACACTCTGCAGCAGTAGCGGCATTTACAAATCCTACGACAAACTCTTACAAGAGACTTCTTCCAGGTTTTGAAGCACCATCTATCTTGACTTACTCAAGCCAAAACAGATCGGCAGCTTGTCGTATCCCTTATGGTGCGGGTGAGATGGCAACAAGAATCGAAACAAGATTCCCAGATTCAACTGCATGTCCATACCTTGGGTTTGCTGCATTAATGATGGCTGGAATCGATGGAATCAAAAAAAGCGGTTATGATATGGTTGGACCTATGGATGAAGACCTTTTCGAGCTTAGCCTTGATGAGATCAGAGAGAAAAAGATTCCTCAAATGCCTCACACATTAAGAGAAGCTGTTGAAGGACTCATCGGTGACAATGACTTCTTGAAACCAGTCTTTACTGATGATTTCATTGATACATTCCAACACTACCAGTTCGAAACACAGATCTGGCCAGATGAAGGTAGACCAACTGCATTTGAGTATATTACAACGTACTCTTGCTAA
- a CDS encoding histidinol-phosphatase, producing the protein MKMTRIDIHNHTTRCNHAEGTVDEYIQKAIELDIDIYGFSEHAPMDFDPHYRLAFEEMQAYTEDVLSAKERYKNDIRILFGYEVDYLPGHMDDRVLDATVDYLIGSVHFIDKWSFDNPEFIAGWKNKDIDEIWKAYFEATEAMARSGKFDIVGHLDLIKVFKFLPKKDVRLLAKDALQAIKKSNMVLEVNTAGLRKPVGELYPSRELMEEAYALDIPITFSSDAHSVEQVGFGYDIATTLAKEVGYTKAATFEGRDRQLITF; encoded by the coding sequence ATGAAAATGACACGAATAGATATACATAACCACACAACACGTTGCAACCATGCTGAGGGTACAGTAGATGAGTACATCCAAAAAGCCATTGAACTGGACATAGATATTTATGGGTTTTCTGAACATGCACCTATGGACTTTGACCCGCATTATCGTCTCGCCTTTGAAGAGATGCAAGCCTATACAGAAGATGTCTTAAGTGCTAAAGAGCGGTACAAAAATGATATCCGTATACTGTTTGGTTACGAAGTGGATTATCTTCCGGGGCATATGGACGATCGTGTTTTAGATGCAACAGTGGACTATCTTATAGGTTCTGTACACTTCATCGATAAGTGGAGTTTTGATAATCCTGAATTCATCGCCGGATGGAAAAACAAAGATATTGATGAGATATGGAAAGCCTATTTCGAAGCCACTGAAGCGATGGCAAGATCCGGGAAGTTCGACATCGTAGGACACCTGGACCTCATCAAGGTATTTAAATTTCTGCCAAAAAAAGATGTAAGACTCTTGGCAAAAGATGCACTGCAAGCCATCAAAAAGTCCAATATGGTCCTTGAAGTTAATACAGCCGGTCTTCGTAAACCTGTAGGGGAACTCTACCCGTCAAGAGAATTAATGGAAGAAGCCTATGCACTTGATATCCCTATTACCTTCTCTTCTGATGCCCATTCAGTTGAACAGGTAGGTTTTGGTTATGACATTGCTACAACACTTGCAAAAGAGGTTGGATATACAAAAGCTGCTACTTTTGAAGGCCGAGATAGACAATTGATTACTTTTTAA
- the purE gene encoding 5-(carboxyamino)imidazole ribonucleotide mutase, whose protein sequence is MKFVSIVMESKSDYSIMSECSETLQKFGVPYELIISSAHRSLERTMQYVKESEAKGAQVYIAASGMAAHLAGALAAATSKPVLGVPMESGALKGEDALLSTVMMTAGMPVGTLAIGKSGAVNAAYLAIQIMALQDDELKVKLQEDRISKAKKVELDSSEIETIL, encoded by the coding sequence ATGAAATTTGTATCGATCGTAATGGAAAGCAAAAGCGACTATAGTATTATGTCTGAGTGTTCAGAAACATTGCAAAAGTTTGGTGTGCCGTATGAGCTTATCATCTCTTCAGCACACAGAAGTCTTGAGAGAACTATGCAATACGTTAAAGAATCAGAAGCTAAAGGTGCACAAGTGTACATAGCAGCATCAGGTATGGCAGCACACCTTGCCGGTGCATTGGCAGCAGCTACGAGTAAACCGGTACTTGGTGTACCTATGGAAAGTGGAGCACTGAAGGGTGAAGATGCACTTCTTTCTACAGTGATGATGACAGCAGGTATGCCAGTAGGTACACTTGCCATCGGTAAATCAGGTGCGGTCAATGCTGCATATTTGGCTATACAGATCATGGCACTGCAAGATGATGAGCTTAAAGTAAAACTTCAAGAAGACCGCATAAGCAAAGCAAAGAAAGTAGAACTTGATTCTTCAGAGATTGAAACAATACTGTAA